A region of the Nitrospinota bacterium genome:
ATCATCCATCGTGGCCCAAATTCCCTTTCCAAGGCGTTAAAGGGACAGCCTTCCTATAAGACCATCCCAGCGGACAGAAGACTCACATCATGGGTCTTTGCTGCCCTGGCAGGCCTTATGCTCCTTGGGCCCTTCACCGCAAACGCCCAATCCCTCAAGCTCCAAGACGGGCTGCTCCTCGAAGAGCAGGCAGCTCCGATCCAGATTAATATCACCTTCGGAAAGAGCAAGGTCCTCGATAGCACCGAGACCATTCTGCGCGTGAGCGTCACCGATACCAAGGTGGCGGATGTCGTCATCATCTCGCCGCACCAGGTCCTCATCAACGGCAAGCGCGCAGGCTCGACCAGCCTTATTATCTGGAAGGAAGATGGCACCCACAACGTTTTCGATCTCTGGATAACCCCGAACGTTGAGCTCGTCCGGGAGCGGCTGGATCATTTGTTGCCGAACCAAGACATTGAAGTAGACGCAGACCGGGACAAGATTGTGCTCTCCGGCGAAGTGTTCGACATCGAGACCATGGAGAGAGTCATCTCGGTTGTAAAGCCCCATTCTCCTGAATTTATCAACCTCATGAAGATCAAAGGCCCCCAGCAGGTCCAGCTCCAGGTCCGCATCGCCCTTGTTAGCAGGCCGGCTCTCAGGGAGGCGGGCATCTCCTTCTCCGGGGCGCGACGGGACGAAGCTGCGGGATTTGTCGACGCGCCGGGCTCCGGTGTCACCGAATTTCTCACCGGCATAAGCCCCGTCATCCCGCCTAGCCCTTTGTTCGCGGCCTTCCCCGGCGGCTTCGGCCTGTTGCTCTCGCTCTCCAGCGCCGCCCTGGATGACCAGG
Encoded here:
- a CDS encoding type II and III secretion system protein family protein, translating into MGNFLIIHRGPNSLSKALKGQPSYKTIPADRRLTSWVFAALAGLMLLGPFTANAQSLKLQDGLLLEEQAAPIQINITFGKSKVLDSTETILRVSVTDTKVADVVIISPHQVLINGKRAGSTSLIIWKEDGTHNVFDLWITPNVELVRERLDHLLPNQDIEVDADRDKIVLSGEVFDIETMERVISVVKPHSPEFINLMKIKGPQQVQLQVRIALVSRPALREAGISFSGARRDEAAGFVDAPGSGVTEFLTGISPVIPPSPLFAAFPGGFGLLLSLSSAALDDQASVATFLSLLESQGFAKTLAEPTLVALSGQTASFLSGGEFPVAIVTDDNIDIEFKPFGVRLDFTPTVLADETIWLKVAPEVSEVDFTLGTEAAVLTVPGLKAQRAETTIMLKDGQTFVIAGLLQDKIDSQIQKIPILGSIPILGALFRQVRHSRTETELLIAVTPRLVKPLGPKEVIPMPGDEAVYDPNDFELFLLGKLTHTELGKKSKEQKAMNEFLKSQAGPGGYLGFIR